Proteins encoded in a region of the Balaenoptera ricei isolate mBalRic1 chromosome 19, mBalRic1.hap2, whole genome shotgun sequence genome:
- the LOC132353405 gene encoding cytochrome b-c1 complex subunit Rieske, mitochondrial: MLSVAVRSGPFAPVLSATSRGVAGALRPLVQAAVPATSESPVLDVKQSFLCRESLSGQAAARPLVASVGLNVPASVRYSHTDIKVPDFSDYRRAEVLDSTKSSKESSEARKGFSYLITATTTVGVAYAAKNVISQFVSSMSASADVLAMSKIEIKLSDIPEGKNMAFKWRGKPLFVRHRTKKEIDQESAVEVSQLRDPQHDLERVKKPEWVILIGVCTHLGCVPIANAGDFGGYYCPCHGSHYDASGRIRKGPAPLNLEVPSYEFTSDDIVIVG, from the exons GCGCCCGTCCTGTCGGCCACGTCCCGCGGCGTGGCGGGCGCGCTGCGGCCCCTGGTGCAGGCCGCGGTGCCCGCCACTTCGGAGTCGCCAGTACTGGATGTGAAGCAGTCCTTCCTGTGCCGGGAGTCGCTGAGTGGCCAGGCCGCGGCCCGGCCTTTGGTCGCCTCCGTGGGCCTCAATG TCCCTGCTTCTGTTCGTTATTCCCATACGGACATCAAAGTGCCTGACTTCTCTGACTATCGTCGTGCTGAAGTGTTAGATAGTACAAAGTCTTCAAAAGAGAGCAGTGAAGCTAGAAAAGGTTTCTCCTATTTGATAACTGCAACAACTACTGTGGGTGTTGCGTATGCTGCCAAGAATGTCATCTCTCAGTTTGTTTCCAGCATGAGTGCTTCTGCTGATGTGTTGGCCATGTCGAAAATCGAAATCAAGTTATCCGATATTCCAGAGGGCAAGAACATGGCTTTCAAATGGAGAGGCAAACCCCTGTTTGTGCGCCATAGAACCAAGAAGGAAATTGACCAGGAATCTGCAGTTGAAGTGTCCCAGTTGAGGGACCCACAGCATGATTTAGAACGAGTAAAGAAACCTGAGTGGGTTATCTTGATAGGTGTttgcactcatcttggttgtgtACCCATTGCAAATGCAGGAGATTTTGGTGGTTATTACTGCCCTTGCCATGGGTCACACTATGATGCATCTGGCAGGATCAGGAAGGGGCCTGCACCTCTCAACCTAGAAGTTCCCTCATATGAGTTCACCAGTGACGATATAGTGATTGTTGGCTAG